GGGCGAGCCCATCGACGCCAAGGGCCCGATCCGCGACGCCGTGTCGCGGCGGATGGAGGTCCAGGCGCCCGGCATCACCGGCCGCAAGCCCGTCCACGAGCCCCTCCAGACCGGCATCAAGGCCATCGACGCCATGACGCCGATCGGGCGGGGCCAGCGGGAGCTGATCATCGGCGACCGCAAGACCGGCAAGACCGCCGTCTGCATCGACACGATCCTCAACCAGAAGGGGTTGGGGGTGAAGTGCATCTACGTCGCCGTCGGCCAGAAGGGCTCGACGGTGGCCCAGACGGTCGCCACCCTCCGCGAGCGCGGCGCCATGGACTACACGGTCGTCGTGTCGGCCCCCGCGTCGGACCCGGCGCCGTTCAAGTACCTCGCCCCCTACGCGGGCTGCGCCATGGGCCAGCACTGGATGGAGAACGGCGAGCACGCGCTGATCGTCTACGACGACCTGTCGAAGCAGGCCGAGGCGTACCGCCAGCTGTCGCTGCTGCTGCGCCGGCCGCCGGGCCGCGAGGCCTACCCGGGCGACGTGTTCTACCTGCACAGCCGGCTGCTCGAGCGGGCCGCCAAGCTGTCCGACGACAACGGCGGCGGGTCCCTCACGGCCTTGCCGCTGATCGAGACCAAGGCCGGCGACGTCACCGCCTACATCCCGACCAACGTCATCTCGATCACCGACGGCCAGGTGTTCCTCATCGACGACCTGTTCAAGGCGGGCGTGCGGCCGGCCATCGACGTCGGGATCTCGGTGTCCAGGGTGGGCGGCGCGGCCCAGATCAAGGCGATGAAGTCGGTGGCCGGCACGCTGAAGCTCGACCTCGCCCAGTTCCGCGAGCTCGAGGCGTTCGCCACGTTCGGCTCCGAGCTCGACAAGGTGTCGGCCGCCCAGCTGGAGCGGGGCTACCGCCTGACCGAGCTGCTGAAGCAGGACCTGCACGCCCCCATGCCCGTGGAGGAGCAGGTGGTGTCGATCTTCGCCGGCACCAACGGGTTCCTCGACGAGGTGCCGGTGAGCGACGTCCGCCGGTTCGAGGCCGAGCTGCTCGAGTGGTGCAGGACCCGCCACGCCGACGTGCTCGACACCATCCGGACGACCGGCGCCCTCCCCGAGGGCGACGCCCTGCGGGACGCCGTCGCCGGCTTCGCCCGGCAGTTCCAGGCCACGGCCACGACCGTCGCCGCCACGGGGACCGAGGGGGACTAGCCGCCGTGGCCGGAGGCCAGGAACGCATCCTGCGGCGCCGCATCAAGAGCATCGAGAGCACCAAGAAGATCACGCGCGCCATGGAGCTGATCGCGGCGTCGCGGATCGTCAAGGCGCAGCAGCGCGTCGCCGCCGCCCGGCCCTACAGCGAGCAGATCACCGAGGTCATCAGGAACCTGGCGGCCGGGGGCGCCGGCCTCGACCACCCGCTCCTGCGCCAGCCCGACGAGGTCCGCCGCATCGGCTACGTGGTCGTCACCGCCGACCGCGGCCTGGCCGGCGCCTACAACTCCAACGTCATCAGGGCGGCCGAGCGGTCGATGCGCAGGGAGCAGGCCCAGGGCCGGGAGACGCCGCTGTTCGTCGTGGGCAAGAAGGCGCAGTCCTACTTCCGGTTCCGCGGCTTCCCGGCC
This is a stretch of genomic DNA from Acidimicrobiales bacterium. It encodes these proteins:
- the atpA gene encoding F0F1 ATP synthase subunit alpha, whose amino-acid sequence is MAELTINPADITAALRRNLEGFSPGLEARQVGRVLEVGDGIARISGLPDAAVNELLEFETGAVGLALNLDEESIGAVVLAVAERAGDVEEGQAVTATGRILSVPVGDALLGRVVNALGEPIDAKGPIRDAVSRRMEVQAPGITGRKPVHEPLQTGIKAIDAMTPIGRGQRELIIGDRKTGKTAVCIDTILNQKGLGVKCIYVAVGQKGSTVAQTVATLRERGAMDYTVVVSAPASDPAPFKYLAPYAGCAMGQHWMENGEHALIVYDDLSKQAEAYRQLSLLLRRPPGREAYPGDVFYLHSRLLERAAKLSDDNGGGSLTALPLIETKAGDVTAYIPTNVISITDGQVFLIDDLFKAGVRPAIDVGISVSRVGGAAQIKAMKSVAGTLKLDLAQFRELEAFATFGSELDKVSAAQLERGYRLTELLKQDLHAPMPVEEQVVSIFAGTNGFLDEVPVSDVRRFEAELLEWCRTRHADVLDTIRTTGALPEGDALRDAVAGFARQFQATATTVAATGTEGD